Proteins encoded by one window of Pelmatolapia mariae isolate MD_Pm_ZW linkage group LG14, Pm_UMD_F_2, whole genome shotgun sequence:
- the LOC134641024 gene encoding cholinesterase-like, which translates to MAANSQCVLLVILLNFLILSLGTQDDLVISTSDGKIQGKLLSGLGSDVRAFLGIPYGKSPVGKLRFRAPEPVEKWDGVKDATKFPNSCYQMPDTAFPGFKGIEMWNPNTPLSEDCLYLNVWSPRFNKTQPAPLAPVFVWIHGGAFISGTSSLDIYDGRFLSKSESVVVVSMNYRLGAFGFLSLPDNTNIQGNAGLLDQRLALKWVANNIAAFGGDPSKVTLFGESAGSASVGFQLLSPGSQDLFQRAVMQSGSPNAYWATISQTEAWDRSLMLAKLVDCPSSPAARLEACLQQADPQKILTKQFEVLTQPSLISLPFMPHVDGNFLPDAVDVLLSTGNFAKKDVMFGLNKDEGTYFVVYAVPGFNITGQSLITRNEFLAGVTLAMDTASDVTRDAAIFHYTDWIDEDNRVKNRDSLCSLVGDQMFICPVLDFVHRLSQHGGKPFVYLFDHHSSINPWPEWMGAMHGYEIEFVFGMPLNASLGYTKEEVNMTKKFMKHWANFARTGNPGLEGAKWPVFTVEEQKYVTLNYKHPEEKTMMKAKECQLWSKFIPKVQSVSDKLVSCHNASGIILRCNYLFLLILLVITLTY; encoded by the exons ATGGCTGCAAACTCTCAGTGTGTACTTCTTGTTATATTGCTTAATTTTCTGATATTATCACTTGGCACTCAAGATGACCTTGTGATCAGTACAAGCGATGGGAAAATTCAAGGGAAATTGCTTTCTGGGCTGGGTTCGGATGTTAGAGCCTTTCTTGGAATTCCCTATGGAAAATCACCTGTTGGGAAATTAAGATTCAGAGCGCCAGAGCCAGTAGAGAAATGGGATGGTGTGAAGGATGCTACCAAATTTCCAAATTCCTGCTACCAAATGCCTGATACAGCCTTTCCTG GGTTCAAGGGTATAGAAATGTGGAACCCAAACACTCCTCTGAGTGAGGACTGTCTGTACCTAAATGTCTGGTCGCCACGTTTCAACAAAACGCAGCCTGCACCACTTGCCCCTGTCTTTGTCTGGATTCATGGTGGTGCGTTCATCTCAGGAACATCATCACTGGACATTTACGATGGCCGTTTCCTGAGTAAATCTGAAAGTGTTGTTGTGGTATCAATGAATTACAG ATTGGGAGCGTTTGGTTTCCTGTCTCTTCCCGACAACACAAATATCCAGGGTAATGCAGGCCTTTTGGACCAGCGCTTGGCTCTTAAATGGGTTGCAAATAATATTGCAGCTTTTGGTGGTGATCCTTCGAAG GTTACTCTGTTCGGAGAAAGTGCTGGGTCTGCATCTGTTGGCTTCCAGCTGCTCTCGCCGGGCAGCCAGGATCTTTTTCAAAGGGCTGTGATGCAGAGTGGCTCCCCCAATGCATACTGGGCCACAATTAGTCAGACTGAGGCCTGGGACAG GTCTCTTATGCTGGCAAAACTGGTGGATTGTCCCTCATCTCCTGCAGCTCGTCTAGAAGCTTGTCTGCAGCAGGCTGATCCTCAAAAAATCTTAACCAAGCAATTTGAGGTTCTCACTCAACCATCACTAATAAGTCTTCCCTTTATGCCTCATGTTGATGGGAACTTCTTACCAGATGCAGTTGAC GTACTTCTAAGTACTGGTAACTTTGCAAAGAAAGATGTGATGTTTGGCTTAAATAAGGATGAAGggacatattttgttgtttatgCAGTCCCCGGATTTAATATCACCGGTCAGAGTCTCATCACTAGAAACGAATTCTTGGCAGGAGTGACGCTTGCAATGGATACTGCAAGTGATGTCACGAGAGATGCAGCCATTTTCCATTACACGGACTGGATAGATGAGGACAACAGGGTGAAAAACCGTGACTCTCTATGTAGTCTTGTTGGAGATCAAATGTTCATTTGTCCAGTGCTCGACTTTGTTCACAG GCTCTCTCAACATGGTGGTAAGccttttgtatatttatttgatCACCATTCATCAATCAATCCCTGGCCAGAGTGGATGGGTGCTATGCATGGGTATGAGATAGAATTTGTATTCGGAATGCCTCTGAATGCATCTCTGGGATACACAAAGGAGGAAGTTAATATGACCAAGAAGTTTATGAAACACTGGGCCAACTTTGCTCGTACAGG AAATCCAGGCCTTGAGGGAGCTAAGTGGCCCGTGTTTACTGTTGAAGAGCAGAAGTATGTCACACTGAATTATAAACATCCAGAAGAAAAGACAATGATGAAAGCCAAAGAATGTCAGCTCTGGAGCAAATTTATCCCAAAAGTCCAAAGCGTGTCAG ataaactggtGTCTTGTCATAATGCAAGTGGGATTATACTCCGCTGTAATTATTTGTTCCTGCTCATTTTATTGGTTATAACTTTAACCTACTGA